From Candidatus Methylomirabilota bacterium, one genomic window encodes:
- the ruvB gene encoding Holliday junction branch migration DNA helicase RuvB, producing MSRVALPDETQVERQLRPQRLHEYVGQRAAVESLRVSVQAARQRSEPLDHVLLSGPPGLGKTTLAAIMANEMGATIVTTAGPSLERGADLMGILTNLAERDVLFIDEIHRLPRVVEELLYPAMEDFSVNFVMDKGLNARTIRIPLHPFTLVGATTRPGMLSSPLRERFGIFHHLDFYSGEDLAAIVRRSASILSAPMVAGGAEAIAQRARGTPRIANRLLRRVRDYAQVKADGTVTAEIAERALDQEGVDSAGLDRLDRRFLTAIIEQYRGGPVGLEAIAATINDDAETLAEVVEPFLLKIGYVVRSPNGRKATPAAYAHLGHPVPPSSGGQGQLPL from the coding sequence ATGAGCCGCGTCGCCCTGCCCGACGAGACCCAGGTCGAGCGCCAGCTGCGGCCGCAGCGGCTGCACGAGTACGTGGGCCAGCGGGCGGCGGTGGAGAGCCTGCGGGTGTCCGTCCAGGCGGCCCGGCAGCGCAGCGAGCCGCTCGACCACGTGCTCCTCTCCGGCCCGCCCGGGCTCGGCAAGACCACGCTCGCCGCCATCATGGCCAACGAGATGGGGGCGACCATCGTCACCACCGCGGGGCCGTCGCTCGAGCGGGGCGCCGACCTGATGGGTATCCTCACCAACCTGGCCGAGCGCGACGTGCTGTTCATCGACGAGATCCACCGGCTGCCGCGGGTGGTCGAGGAGCTGCTGTATCCGGCGATGGAGGACTTCTCGGTCAATTTCGTGATGGACAAGGGGCTCAACGCCCGGACCATTCGCATCCCGCTGCATCCGTTCACGCTGGTGGGGGCCACCACCCGGCCGGGCATGCTGTCCTCGCCCCTCCGCGAGCGCTTCGGCATCTTCCACCACCTGGACTTCTACTCCGGCGAGGACCTGGCCGCGATCGTCCGTCGCTCCGCGTCCATCCTGAGCGCGCCGATGGTCGCGGGCGGGGCGGAGGCGATCGCCCAGCGCGCCCGCGGCACGCCGCGCATCGCCAATCGGCTCCTGCGCCGCGTGCGCGACTACGCACAGGTGAAGGCGGACGGCACCGTGACCGCCGAGATCGCCGAGCGCGCCCTCGATCAGGAGGGCGTCGACTCCGCCGGCCTCGATCGGCTCGATCGGCGATTCCTCACCGCGATCATCGAGCAGTACCGCGGCGGCCCGGTGGGGCTGGAGGCGATCGCGGCCACCATCAACGACGACGCCGAGACCCTCGCCGAGGTCGTGGAGCCGTTCCTCCTCAAGATCGGCTACGTGGTGCGCAGTCCCAACGGACGCAAGGCGACGCCCGCGGCGTACGCGCATCTGGGCCACCCGGTCCCGCCGTCGTCCGGCGGCCAGGGGCAGCTTCCGCTCTAG
- the ruvA gene encoding Holliday junction branch migration protein RuvA, translating to MIASLRGRLRRKLEDRVVVEAGGVGYEVFVPPVTQQELVHRKAADGDAADEVALEIHYHATQNQPRPVLIGFTSELDREFFEKLITVKDVGPLVAARSLAAPVGEIAAAIARQDEGYLRRLPGIGPQKAKNIVAQLQAKVAKFALARPEAAAPEPAAAATVDEEGLRGLVFDILVKQLGYRPSEAAPIITAAVARRPGAATPEELLDEIYRGGRKS from the coding sequence GTGATCGCGTCGCTGCGCGGGCGACTGCGGCGCAAGCTCGAGGACCGCGTCGTCGTCGAGGCGGGCGGGGTGGGCTACGAGGTGTTCGTGCCGCCGGTCACCCAGCAGGAGCTGGTGCACCGCAAGGCGGCGGACGGCGACGCGGCCGACGAGGTGGCGCTGGAGATCCACTACCACGCGACCCAGAACCAGCCGCGGCCGGTGCTGATCGGCTTCACCTCGGAGCTCGACCGGGAGTTCTTCGAGAAGCTGATCACGGTCAAGGACGTGGGGCCCCTGGTTGCGGCCCGCTCGCTCGCCGCGCCGGTCGGCGAGATCGCGGCGGCCATCGCGCGGCAAGACGAGGGCTATCTGCGGCGCCTGCCCGGCATCGGCCCCCAGAAGGCCAAGAACATCGTCGCCCAGCTGCAGGCCAAGGTCGCGAAGTTCGCGCTCGCCCGGCCCGAAGCGGCGGCTCCCGAGCCGGCCGCCGCGGCCACGGTCGACGAGGAAGGCCTGCGCGGTCTGGTGTTCGACATCCTGGTCAAGCAGCTCGGCTACCGCCCGAGCGAGGCCGCGCCGATCATCACCGCCGCCGTCGCGCGGCGGCCGGGCGCGGCCACCCCCGAAGAGCTGCTCGACGAGATCTACCGTGGCGGACGCAAGAGCTAG
- a CDS encoding crossover junction endodeoxyribonuclease RuvC produces the protein MGVDPGLVATGFGVLEAGGGGVAVRDAGVISTTAGQPLEARLNALHRAIHRIIEAQGPELLVVEDLYTEYKFPRTAVLMGHARGVIYLAARQLGVAVVALSPAEVKRAMTGNGAAGKAQMQRAVQTVLGLRDLPRPSHVADALGLAASGMSRITGRWPGRGVGLVGAAGGGGAAGSFSSSAGAQTWPPHSPSGGQPVPGGQPGAISRRGGRA, from the coding sequence ATGGGGGTGGACCCGGGGCTCGTCGCCACCGGGTTCGGCGTGCTGGAAGCCGGCGGCGGCGGTGTCGCGGTGCGGGACGCCGGCGTCATCAGCACCACCGCCGGACAGCCCCTCGAGGCGCGGCTCAACGCGCTGCATCGCGCCATCCATCGGATCATCGAGGCGCAGGGTCCCGAGCTCCTCGTGGTCGAGGATCTCTACACCGAGTACAAGTTCCCGCGCACCGCGGTGCTCATGGGGCACGCCCGCGGCGTGATCTACCTCGCGGCCCGGCAGCTGGGCGTCGCGGTGGTGGCGCTCTCGCCCGCCGAGGTCAAGCGTGCCATGACCGGCAACGGCGCCGCGGGCAAGGCCCAGATGCAGCGGGCGGTGCAGACCGTGCTCGGGCTCCGGGACCTGCCGCGTCCCTCGCACGTCGCCGATGCCCTCGGCCTGGCCGCGAGCGGGATGTCGCGGATCACCGGGCGATGGCCGGGGCGCGGGGTTGGTCTGGTCGGGGCAGCCGGGGGTGGCGGTGCTGCGGGAAGCTTCTCTTCATCTGCGGGGGCCCAGACATGGCCCCCGCACTCCCCCAGCGGCGGACAACCCGTGCCTGGCGGACAGCCCGGCGCGATCTCCCGCCGGGGGGGCCGCGCGTGA
- a CDS encoding YebC/PmpR family DNA-binding transcriptional regulator translates to MSGHSRWSQIKRKKGKTDVQRGKLFSKILREITVAAKHGGGDPKGNVRLKAAMESARAANMPADNIKRAIQKGTGELPGESYEEISYEGYGAGGVAVMVRTLTDNKNRTGPEIRHIFEKNEGRMGTSGCVAWMFDRRGMIEVDAQKVKEDDLLEKALDSGATDVKQIEKVFEVTASPDEMELVRQALERQGMPVLEARVDMVPQSTVKVEGKEAAAVLRLIEALEEQDDVQSVYSNYDIADEVIDAITAA, encoded by the coding sequence ATGTCTGGACATTCACGGTGGTCGCAGATCAAGCGGAAGAAGGGCAAGACGGACGTCCAGCGCGGGAAGCTCTTCTCCAAGATCCTGCGCGAGATCACGGTGGCGGCCAAGCACGGGGGCGGAGATCCCAAGGGCAATGTGCGCCTGAAGGCGGCCATGGAATCGGCGCGGGCGGCCAACATGCCCGCCGACAACATCAAGCGGGCCATCCAGAAAGGCACCGGCGAGCTGCCCGGCGAGTCCTACGAGGAGATCTCCTACGAGGGCTACGGCGCGGGCGGGGTGGCGGTGATGGTCCGGACGCTGACCGATAACAAGAACCGCACCGGGCCCGAGATCCGGCACATCTTCGAGAAGAACGAGGGGCGGATGGGCACCTCGGGCTGCGTGGCCTGGATGTTCGACCGCCGGGGGATGATCGAGGTGGACGCCCAGAAGGTGAAGGAGGACGATCTGCTCGAGAAGGCGCTGGACTCGGGGGCCACCGACGTCAAGCAGATCGAAAAAGTGTTCGAGGTCACCGCCAGTCCTGATGAAATGGAGCTGGTGCGCCAGGCGCTGGAGCGGCAGGGGATGCCGGTGCTCGAGGCGCGGGTGGACATGGTGCCGCAATCCACGGTGAAGGTCGAGGGCAAGGAGGCCGCGGCGGTGCTGCGGCTGATCGAGGCCCTGGAGGAGCAAGACGACGTCCAGTCCGTATACTCCAACTACGACATCGCCGACGAGGTCATCGACGCCATCACCGCGGCCTAG
- a CDS encoding hotdog domain-containing protein: protein MLSISETATEMVNWVFPEHAGAPGQIHGGRMMQWIATCGTIAAARVARGNVILGAMDDIDFLHPVKVGEVAVLRAQVEYVGRCSLEVGVRVYAEKPATGERALTLSSHLVFVKVDEHIKPVPVPQQVAPRGAEEESLHAAAGERRARRLERFARRAERMREVEDDVPDQRWQFESCRSVLPEDLLFGNTMFAGKLLLDIDEAGGILSMRYCRGLVMTACLDALDFYAPIHSNEVVTFKAGLNHVGTSSLEVGVKVVSEVPWTGETKHACTAYLTFVHLGSDPAGPLRPQPCRPFTPATPAEQRRFAQAVERRARRLERVKSLKPSLSS from the coding sequence ATGCTCTCGATCTCCGAGACGGCTACCGAGATGGTGAACTGGGTGTTCCCCGAGCACGCGGGCGCGCCCGGCCAGATCCACGGCGGCCGGATGATGCAGTGGATCGCCACCTGCGGCACCATCGCGGCGGCGCGGGTGGCGCGCGGCAACGTGATCCTGGGCGCCATGGACGACATCGACTTCCTCCATCCGGTGAAGGTGGGGGAGGTGGCGGTGCTCCGGGCCCAGGTCGAGTACGTGGGGCGCTGCTCGCTCGAGGTCGGCGTGCGCGTCTACGCCGAGAAGCCGGCCACCGGCGAGCGGGCACTGACGCTGTCCTCCCATCTGGTGTTCGTCAAGGTGGACGAGCACATCAAGCCGGTGCCGGTTCCGCAGCAGGTGGCCCCGCGCGGGGCCGAGGAGGAGTCGCTCCATGCCGCGGCCGGGGAGCGGCGGGCGCGCCGGCTCGAGCGCTTCGCCCGTCGCGCCGAGCGCATGCGCGAGGTCGAGGACGACGTCCCCGATCAGCGCTGGCAGTTCGAGTCCTGCCGATCGGTGCTGCCGGAGGACCTGCTCTTCGGCAACACCATGTTCGCGGGCAAGCTCCTCCTCGACATCGACGAGGCGGGCGGCATCCTCTCGATGCGGTACTGCCGGGGCCTGGTCATGACGGCGTGCCTGGACGCGCTGGATTTCTACGCGCCCATCCATTCCAACGAGGTCGTGACGTTCAAGGCCGGGCTCAACCACGTGGGGACGTCGTCCCTCGAGGTCGGGGTGAAGGTGGTGAGCGAGGTGCCCTGGACCGGGGAGACCAAGCACGCCTGCACCGCCTACCTTACCTTCGTGCATCTGGGATCGGACCCGGCCGGACCGCTGCGGCCGCAGCCGTGCCGGCCGTTCACCCCCGCGACGCCGGCCGAGCAGCGCCGCTTCGCGCAGGCGGTCGAGCGCCGTGCCCGTCGGCTGGAGCGGGTCAAGTCCCTGAAACCATCCCTCAGCTCGTAG
- a CDS encoding acyl-CoA dehydrogenase family protein: MEFEYSKKTRMYMEQLHDFMNKHILPNEQVFHDQLNSGPTRWQVPPIMEELKAKARERGLWNLFLPESDRGAGLTNLEYAPLCEVMGRSPIAPEVFNCSAPDTGNMEVLERYGTEEHKKQWMHPLLEGKIRSAFAMTEPKVASSDATNIESRIERDGDHYVINGHKWWTSGIGDPRCRILIFMGKTDPKNPDKYKQQSMILVPRDTPGIKVLRMLTVFGYDDAPHGHGEVLFENVRVPASNMLLGEGRGFEIAQGRLGPGRIHHCMRQIGVAERALELMCRRATRRVAFGKPLADNDITLERIAESRIEIDQARLLVLHAAYMMDTVGNKAARQAIAEIKVAVPNITGRVVERAMQLHGGGGVSQEFPLASMWAHSRTLRFADGPDEVHRRQIGRLELRKHS, from the coding sequence ATGGAATTCGAGTACTCGAAGAAGACCAGGATGTACATGGAGCAGCTGCACGACTTCATGAACAAGCACATCCTCCCGAACGAGCAGGTCTTCCACGACCAGCTCAACTCGGGCCCGACGCGCTGGCAGGTGCCGCCGATCATGGAGGAATTGAAGGCCAAGGCGCGCGAGCGCGGCCTCTGGAACCTCTTCCTCCCCGAAAGCGATCGGGGCGCCGGCCTCACCAATCTCGAGTACGCGCCGCTCTGCGAGGTCATGGGCCGCTCGCCGATCGCGCCGGAGGTGTTCAACTGCTCCGCCCCGGACACCGGCAACATGGAAGTGCTCGAGCGCTACGGCACCGAGGAGCACAAGAAGCAGTGGATGCATCCGCTGCTCGAGGGCAAGATCCGATCCGCCTTCGCCATGACCGAGCCGAAGGTGGCCTCGTCCGACGCCACCAACATCGAGTCGCGCATCGAGCGCGACGGCGACCACTACGTGATCAACGGCCACAAGTGGTGGACGTCGGGCATCGGCGATCCGCGCTGCCGGATCCTCATCTTCATGGGCAAGACCGATCCGAAGAACCCCGACAAGTACAAGCAGCAGTCGATGATCCTGGTGCCGCGCGACACCCCCGGCATCAAGGTGCTGCGGATGCTGACCGTGTTCGGGTACGACGACGCGCCTCACGGCCACGGCGAGGTGCTCTTCGAGAACGTGCGCGTGCCCGCCTCGAACATGCTGCTGGGTGAAGGCCGCGGCTTCGAGATCGCCCAGGGACGCCTGGGCCCCGGCCGCATCCACCACTGCATGCGCCAGATCGGCGTGGCCGAGCGGGCGCTGGAGCTGATGTGCCGGCGCGCCACGCGCCGGGTCGCCTTCGGCAAGCCCCTCGCCGACAACGACATCACGCTCGAGCGCATCGCGGAGTCGCGCATCGAGATCGATCAGGCCCGGCTGCTGGTCCTGCACGCCGCCTACATGATGGACACGGTGGGCAACAAGGCCGCGCGGCAGGCGATCGCGGAGATCAAGGTGGCGGTGCCGAACATCACCGGACGCGTCGTGGAGCGCGCGATGCAGCTGCACGGCGGCGGCGGCGTGAGCCAGGAGTTCCCCCTCGCGTCGATGTGGGCGCACTCGCGGACGCTGCGGTTCGCGGATGGGCCGGACGAGGTGCATCGGCGGCAGATCGGGCGGCTCGAGCTTCGCAAGCACAGCTAG
- a CDS encoding ABC transporter permease has product MPADALPLPAGLTRAPRARSRRGRLVVGAGLVAAFALSALLAPWLSPYDPAAVPSALTQGMLRAPSPSHPFGTDALGRDLLSRVLHGGRVSLALGLGVEVVAGAIGLVIGLLAGYYGGWRDSALMRMTDVVMAFPSLILAIGLIAVFERPGLDKVAVVLIALGWTTIARVVRGETLSLKERDHVQAARALGVGHGAILFRHILPNALGPVIVTATIGVGSNMIAEAGLSFLGLGAQSPTISWGTMLADGQTFLTSAPWVAFFPGAALLLAVLGINLLGDALRDLQDPRFKP; this is encoded by the coding sequence GTGCCCGCTGACGCGCTGCCGCTTCCGGCAGGGCTGACGCGAGCGCCCAGGGCACGCTCTCGGCGCGGGCGCCTGGTGGTCGGCGCCGGGCTGGTCGCGGCCTTCGCGCTCTCCGCGCTGCTGGCCCCGTGGCTCTCGCCGTACGATCCGGCCGCGGTTCCCTCCGCGCTGACGCAGGGGATGCTGAGGGCGCCAAGCCCGTCGCATCCCTTCGGCACCGATGCGCTCGGCCGCGATCTGCTCTCGCGCGTGCTCCACGGCGGCCGCGTCTCGCTGGCGCTCGGTCTCGGCGTCGAGGTCGTGGCCGGGGCGATCGGTCTCGTCATCGGCCTGCTCGCCGGCTACTACGGCGGCTGGCGCGACTCGGCCCTGATGCGGATGACCGACGTGGTGATGGCGTTCCCCTCGCTGATCCTGGCCATCGGGCTCATCGCGGTGTTCGAGCGCCCGGGTCTGGACAAGGTCGCGGTGGTGCTGATCGCGCTCGGCTGGACCACGATCGCCCGGGTCGTCCGCGGCGAGACGCTGTCGCTCAAGGAGCGCGACCACGTCCAGGCCGCCCGCGCGCTCGGCGTCGGGCACGGCGCGATCCTCTTCCGCCACATCCTGCCGAACGCGCTCGGCCCGGTCATCGTGACCGCCACGATCGGCGTCGGCAGCAACATGATCGCCGAGGCGGGTTTGAGCTTCCTGGGGCTGGGCGCCCAGTCGCCCACGATCTCCTGGGGCACGATGCTCGCCGACGGCCAGACCTTCCTCACCTCCGCTCCCTGGGTCGCCTTCTTCCCCGGCGCCGCCCTCCTTCTCGCCGTCCTCGGCATCAACCTCCTCGGCGACGCCCTCCGCGACCTCCAGGACCCCCGCTTCAAACCCTGA
- a CDS encoding ABC transporter permease, which translates to MSELIEPAARRVLALVPVLIGVSLLVFALTAVGLGDPARAMLGQRADPELVQQIRRDYALDQPVHVRYATWMGRLVRGDLGTSYHQQRPVAEVIAERLPATVHLALAATAVAVVVGLAAGVVAALRPGRLLDHALMTAAVLGISTPVFWLGMMLSLLFAVWLDWLPVSGYGDGAWANLVLPALTLGAIHTGTIARMTRSSLLEVVRQEYIQAARAKGLAEWRVVAKHALRNALIPVVTVIGIGLADLLVGAPLTETVFAWPGLGRMLVAAVGQRDLPVVMGAVLIFAVIYVLANLLVDLAYLVIDPRIGRAR; encoded by the coding sequence TTGAGTGAGCTGATCGAGCCGGCGGCCCGGCGCGTGCTCGCGCTGGTGCCCGTGCTGATCGGCGTCAGCCTGCTGGTCTTCGCGCTCACCGCGGTCGGCCTGGGCGACCCCGCCCGCGCCATGCTGGGCCAACGCGCCGATCCCGAGCTCGTGCAGCAGATCCGCCGCGACTACGCGCTCGATCAGCCGGTGCACGTCCGCTACGCGACCTGGATGGGGCGGCTCGTCCGCGGCGACCTCGGCACCTCGTATCATCAACAGCGGCCGGTGGCCGAGGTCATCGCCGAGCGGCTGCCTGCCACCGTCCACCTGGCTCTCGCCGCCACCGCGGTGGCGGTGGTGGTCGGCCTCGCGGCCGGCGTCGTGGCCGCGCTGCGGCCGGGGCGCCTGCTCGACCACGCCCTGATGACCGCCGCGGTGCTCGGCATCTCCACGCCGGTGTTCTGGCTCGGCATGATGCTGTCGCTGCTGTTCGCGGTGTGGCTCGACTGGCTGCCCGTGTCGGGCTACGGCGACGGCGCCTGGGCCAACCTGGTGCTCCCCGCCCTCACCCTGGGAGCGATCCACACCGGGACGATCGCGCGCATGACACGCTCGAGCCTGCTCGAGGTCGTGCGCCAGGAATACATCCAGGCCGCCCGGGCCAAAGGCCTCGCCGAGTGGCGCGTGGTGGCCAAGCACGCCCTCCGCAACGCGTTGATCCCGGTGGTCACGGTCATCGGCATCGGCCTCGCCGACCTGCTCGTGGGCGCGCCGCTCACCGAGACCGTGTTCGCCTGGCCGGGCCTCGGCCGCATGCTGGTCGCCGCGGTCGGTCAGCGGGACCTGCCGGTGGTCATGGGCGCGGTGCTGATCTTCGCGGTGATCTACGTCCTCGCGAACCTGCTGGTGGATCTCGCCTACCTGGTCATCGATCCGAGGATCGGCCGTGCCCGCTGA
- a CDS encoding ABC transporter substrate-binding protein has protein sequence MRCGRLSLLCLLLLVAGPAHGADGKPAGTLRGVFTADPPTLDPAQATDTTSSAVIRQIFDTLVELDDRLQPGPALAERWTVSPDQRVYTFVLRAGVKFQNGRPMRAADVKFSFERAARGKRPWVFEKISGALAFIKGQAGAIAGIRVVDERTVELKLDAPFAPFLFLMAYDAASIVPREETERLGLAFATRPVGSGAFRLKEWRRDDRVVLEAFPEHFRGAPGLERVVFRIIPAEITRFNDFKAGNLDVSDIPTGHCRAVKADPSLKGQVAIWPTLGTHAIRFNVEQPPFNDRRMRLAVAHAIDPTGIVDGLLEGCVIAGKGILPPSLPGYNPKVTAPRFNRERARQLLAEAGHPGGRGLPPITYHFNTGDLNQRIAELLQAQLREVGLTLELRRLDWAAHIKVVDEGAVTMFRQGWIADYPDPENFVTVLFHSRNVGAAGNTSRYRNPELDRLLDQADAMPAGPARTKIYQDAEQRLLDDGLWITLYHYASRALIRSTVKGLERSPLSTAPEFLAPLRKVKIE, from the coding sequence GTGAGATGCGGCCGGCTCTCGCTCCTCTGCTTGCTGCTCTTGGTCGCCGGGCCCGCGCACGGTGCGGATGGCAAGCCGGCGGGGACCCTGCGCGGGGTCTTCACCGCGGACCCGCCGACGCTCGATCCCGCTCAGGCCACCGACACCACGTCGTCCGCGGTGATCCGGCAGATCTTCGACACGCTCGTGGAGCTCGACGATCGCCTCCAGCCGGGGCCCGCGCTGGCCGAGCGCTGGACGGTGTCGCCGGACCAGCGCGTGTACACGTTCGTGCTCCGTGCCGGCGTGAAGTTCCAGAACGGCCGTCCGATGCGGGCCGCCGACGTGAAGTTCTCCTTCGAGCGCGCGGCGCGCGGGAAGCGCCCCTGGGTGTTCGAGAAGATCTCGGGCGCCCTGGCCTTCATCAAGGGGCAGGCCGGCGCGATCGCGGGCATCCGGGTGGTGGACGAGCGCACGGTGGAGCTCAAGCTCGACGCGCCGTTCGCCCCGTTCCTCTTCCTGATGGCCTACGACGCGGCGTCCATCGTGCCCCGCGAGGAGACCGAGCGGCTCGGCCTCGCCTTCGCCACCCGGCCGGTGGGGAGCGGGGCCTTTCGCCTGAAGGAGTGGCGCCGCGACGACCGAGTGGTCCTGGAGGCGTTTCCCGAGCACTTCCGCGGGGCGCCCGGGCTCGAGCGCGTCGTATTCCGGATCATCCCGGCCGAGATCACGCGCTTCAACGATTTCAAGGCCGGCAACCTCGACGTGAGCGACATCCCCACCGGCCACTGCCGGGCGGTCAAGGCCGATCCGTCGCTGAAGGGCCAGGTCGCGATCTGGCCGACGCTCGGCACCCACGCGATCCGCTTCAACGTCGAGCAGCCGCCCTTCAACGATCGGCGCATGCGTCTGGCCGTCGCGCACGCCATCGATCCGACGGGTATCGTGGACGGGCTCCTCGAAGGCTGCGTCATCGCGGGGAAGGGGATCCTCCCGCCATCGCTGCCCGGCTACAACCCGAAGGTGACCGCACCCAGATTCAATCGAGAGCGGGCGCGCCAGCTCCTGGCCGAGGCCGGCCATCCCGGCGGGCGTGGGCTGCCGCCGATCACGTATCACTTCAATACCGGCGACCTCAACCAGCGCATCGCGGAGCTGCTGCAGGCGCAGCTGCGGGAGGTGGGCCTCACGCTGGAGCTGCGGCGGCTCGACTGGGCGGCCCACATCAAGGTCGTGGACGAGGGCGCGGTGACCATGTTCCGCCAGGGGTGGATCGCCGACTATCCGGATCCCGAGAACTTCGTGACGGTGCTGTTCCACTCGCGCAACGTCGGCGCGGCCGGCAACACCTCGCGCTATCGCAATCCGGAGCTCGACCGGCTCCTGGACCAGGCCGACGCGATGCCGGCCGGCCCCGCACGCACGAAGATCTACCAGGACGCCGAGCAGCGGCTGCTCGACGACGGCCTCTGGATCACGCTCTACCATTACGCGAGCCGCGCCCTCATCCGGTCCACCGTCAAGGGGCTCGAGCGCTCGCCGCTCTCCACCGCGCCCGAGTTCCTGGCCCCCCTCCGCAAAGTCAAGATTGAGTGA
- a CDS encoding ABC transporter substrate-binding protein, with protein sequence MAVTLMLAGPAGAQGGALRVGLASIAASLDPATALEGSVAIIARQMFDTLVQYRDASSDIEPGLATQWSVSRDGLAWTFRLRDGVRFHDGTPLTAQHVVESLARVIQPDAPHAPNPNAAAPRLVRGTPGVIKGIRAVDARTVQIGLLLPYAPLPAVLAHPAFSIVLTGSLGQRWIGTGPFVLTEASEGRVVLDANPGYWGGTPRSTRLVFLATGEDARGEAMLDSLAVDVVLLSTAPSRPSGVLSVPSWGIGYVALNTEKEPFKLVKARRAVAAALDPALIAPAVTPIGVPLLSFLPLGVWGRRDGPPVLEASAANARRLLADAGLARGTSISLLIGDDGQRGDQTRVAEAIRASLAPAGITVPIQTESPEVALRIARNAQHQMALIEARVEAGDPHFLLYPLSSSEGATKGAAAVNLSFYRNRTMDDLLIRGSQVSFRPERQRLYFRAQTMLSEEVPWIPVYVRLHWGRARGEVRNLRLHPSGNPRFDRVWVDQPGPGAPSAPGSGR encoded by the coding sequence GTGGCGGTCACTTTGATGCTGGCCGGCCCCGCGGGCGCCCAGGGCGGCGCGCTTCGCGTCGGCCTGGCCTCCATTGCCGCATCGCTCGACCCGGCCACCGCGCTGGAAGGCTCGGTCGCGATCATCGCCCGCCAGATGTTCGACACGCTGGTGCAGTACCGCGACGCCAGCAGCGACATCGAGCCCGGCCTCGCCACCCAGTGGTCGGTCTCCCGCGACGGGCTGGCGTGGACCTTCCGGCTCCGCGACGGGGTGCGGTTCCATGACGGCACTCCGCTCACGGCCCAGCACGTGGTGGAGAGCCTGGCGCGCGTCATCCAGCCGGACGCCCCGCATGCCCCCAATCCCAATGCGGCGGCCCCACGGCTGGTCCGGGGTACGCCGGGCGTGATCAAGGGGATCCGGGCGGTGGACGCGCGGACCGTCCAGATCGGGCTGCTCCTGCCCTATGCACCGCTCCCGGCGGTGCTGGCGCACCCCGCGTTCTCGATCGTGCTGACCGGCAGCCTTGGCCAGCGCTGGATCGGCACCGGCCCGTTCGTGCTGACCGAGGCCAGCGAGGGCCGCGTGGTCCTCGACGCGAACCCGGGCTACTGGGGCGGCACTCCCCGGTCCACGCGCCTGGTCTTCCTCGCCACGGGCGAGGACGCGCGTGGCGAGGCGATGCTGGACTCGCTGGCCGTCGACGTCGTGCTCCTGTCGACGGCGCCGTCGCGGCCCTCGGGCGTGCTCTCGGTGCCGAGCTGGGGCATCGGATACGTGGCCCTGAACACGGAGAAGGAGCCGTTCAAGCTGGTAAAGGCCCGACGGGCGGTCGCCGCCGCGCTCGACCCGGCGCTGATCGCTCCCGCGGTCACCCCGATCGGGGTTCCGCTGCTGTCGTTCCTGCCGCTGGGAGTATGGGGGCGGCGTGACGGCCCGCCGGTGCTCGAGGCCAGCGCGGCGAACGCCAGGCGGCTCCTCGCCGACGCCGGCCTCGCCCGCGGAACGTCGATCAGCCTGCTGATCGGCGACGACGGCCAGCGCGGAGACCAGACGCGGGTCGCCGAGGCCATCCGTGCCTCGCTCGCCCCGGCCGGCATCACGGTGCCCATCCAGACCGAATCGCCCGAGGTGGCCCTTCGGATCGCCCGAAACGCCCAGCACCAGATGGCGCTCATCGAGGCCCGGGTCGAGGCCGGCGACCCGCATTTCCTCCTCTACCCGCTCTCCAGCAGCGAGGGCGCGACCAAGGGCGCCGCCGCGGTCAACCTGTCCTTCTATCGCAACCGGACCATGGACGACCTCCTGATCCGGGGCAGCCAGGTCTCCTTTCGACCCGAGCGGCAGCGGCTGTACTTCCGCGCCCAGACCATGCTCTCCGAGGAGGTGCCGTGGATACCGGTGTACGTGCGGCTTCACTGGGGGCGGGCGCGCGGCGAGGTGCGGAATCTGCGGCTGCATCCGAGCGGCAACCCGCGCTTCGACCGGGTCTGGGTCGATCAGCCGGGTCCGGGGGCGCCGTCCGCGCCCGGGAGCGGGCGGTGA